From Xiphophorus hellerii strain 12219 chromosome 20, Xiphophorus_hellerii-4.1, whole genome shotgun sequence, the proteins below share one genomic window:
- the phf20a gene encoding PHD finger protein 20 isoform X1: protein MSKTPPNRRGITFEVGAQLEARDSLKNWYAANIEKIDYEDEKVLIHYRQWSHRYDEWFEWTSPYLRPVERIQLRRQGLHDDNSPGFHVNDKVLASWSDCRFYPAKVISVNKDASYTVKFYDGVIQTVKGMHVKPYIKERGGAGGRSRSSDKNLVRRAPNRRDRRPQENGCPKNKRARRSTSDQDEDSNSDDEEQEEGAVNDKNPKLNGVTEAEHAATKQETATSEQSDPADAEKGTGLMNGVKVEKDDGETEGERRANGDVKKEEEELEQSLTKPYTEPPKPYAEMQSESSAPTEQDSVTMTTAESSGDAEQKPNVQSESVQPAADAPPPQLVKPVRKQGFHNPNRFSREPLYRVIKNQPPPVLSINLDHNPFKCGAPGCTKSFRKAKLLHYHMKYYHGEEPPAEGPQSPTRSVQTRASDKQPAAAPGLESSKRRRTISASMHSVGAAAAPRGDIKAAGRRTSAPPAVSTHSHQQRALLREKSKENQLDRNLCQLQDKDTDKMCFDIGKPKEKPKQKDFLRIKLKKKKKKKKAKSENTGSEENIDISVLGLHSKLNLPLKFPLSHNHEAYPSRPGHSYTEQILVDDEDSISDWSTDSCGWSDDDFDVDLDVTTPPLSVDSGALDSTDQEIVRCICEVEEENDFMIQCEDCLCWQHGTCMGLMEDNVPDRYTCYICRDPPGETGAQLPSATTGKKRICLHHTCQRQSLRYWYDREWLTNGHMYGLSFLEENYSHQNAKKITTTHQLLGDVHHVVEILNGLQLKMSVLQSSTHPDLRLWQQPWKHFDRPRLGSDSCRGSNTAPSPLTPDEDMSRGEILMSNALEKLSRAATAAASAASSSSSSPSPFPSFQDSYITSEHCYQKPRTYYPAVEQRLVVETRQGSELEDSMRSTEELLEREQRFGSLLDMDRPKSTGNSNKALMGVSWLHAESREDDGRDLADNGQYQQWQINLLDHIDAVQDEVSHRMDFIERELDVLESWLDYTGELEPPEPLARLPQLKHRMKRLLTQLGKVQQISLYSST from the exons ATGAGTAAGACGCCCCCTAACAGAAGAGGGATAACATTTGAGGTGGGAGCTCAGCTCGAGGCCAGAGACAGCCTCAAAAACTG gtatGCTGCCAACATAGAGAAGATTGACTACGAAGATGAGAAAGTACTGATTCATTACCGCCAGTGGAGCCACCGCTACGATGAATGGTTTGAGTGGACCAGTCCGTACCTGAGACCCGTGGAGAGAATTCAGCTGAGACGGCAGGGCCTGCACGACGACAACTCGCCT GGCTTTCATGTAAATGACAAGGTTCTGGCCAGCTGGTCTGACTGCCGTTTCTACCCAGCCAAGGTCATTTCAGTCAATAAAGATG CATCCTACACTGTGAAGTTCTACGACGGTGTCATCCAGACGGTGAAGGGGATGCATGTGAAGCCTTATATTAAAGAG AGAGGTGGAGCTGGGGGCAGATCTCGGTCCTCAGACAAGAACTTGGTGCGAAGGGCCCCGAACCGCAGAGACAGGAGGCCGCAGGAGAACGGCTGTCCCAAAAACAAGCGCGCCCGGCGCAGCACTTCGGACCAGGACGAGGACAGCAACAGCGACGatgaagagcaggaggagggcGCGGTGAACGACAAAAACCCCAAACTGAACGGCGTCACCGAGGCCGAGCACGCCGCTACCAAACAGGAGACTGCAACCTCGGAGCAGAGCGACCCTGCCGACGCCGAGAAGGGAACGGGACTCATGAACGGCGTGAAGGTGGAAAAAGACGACGGGGAGACAGAGGGAGAGCGCCGCGCGAACGGAGACGtgaagaaggaagaggaggagttggagcagAGCCTAACAAAGCCATACACGGAGCCACCCAAGCCATACGCGGAGATGCAGAGCGAGTCGTCGGCGCCGACGGAGCAGGACTCTGTCACTATGACGACCGCCGAATCCAGCGGCGATGCGGAGCAGAAGCCAAACGTCCAATCAGAGAGTGTGCAACCTGCAGCGGACGCACCGCCTCCTCAGCTTGTGAAAC cgGTACGGAAGCAGGGCTTCCACAATCCCAACAGATTCAGCCGAGAGCCAT tgtaCCGAGTCATCAAAAACCAGCCTCCTCCCGTTCTGTCCATCAACCTCGACCACAATCCCTTCAAGTGTGGCGCTCCAGGCTGCACAAAGTCATTCCGTAAAGCGAAGCTGCTGCATTATCACATGAAATATTACCACGGTGAAGAGCCGCCTGCGGAGGGACCGCAGAGCCCCACCAGGAGCGTCCAGACCAGGGCTTCTGACAAGcagcctgctgctgctcctggtcTGGAAAGCTCCAAGCGACGCCGCACCATTTCTGCCTCTATGC ACTCagttggagctgctgcagctccacgTGGTGACATCAAGGCTGCAGGCAGGCGCACATCGGCCCCTCCTGCAGTCAGCACCCACAGccaccagcagagggcgctgctgaGGGAGAAGAGTAAGGAGAACCAGCTGGACAGGAACCTCTGCCAGCTGCAGGACAAGGACACTGACAAGATGTGCTTTGACATTG GGAAACCCAAAGAGAAACCCAAACAGAAGGACTTCCTCCGCATTAagctaaagaagaagaagaagaaaaagaaggccAAGTCTG AAAACACTGGTAGTGAGGAGAATATTGACATCTCAGTATTGGGTCTTCACTCCAAATTGAATTTGCCACTCAAATTCCCCCTCTCACACAATCACGAGGCCTACCCCAGCAGGCCCGGACACAGCTACACAGAGCAGATACTTGTTGATG ACGAGGACAGCATCAGCGACTGGTCCACTGACAGCTGCGGCTGGAGCGATGACGACTTCGACGTGGACCTGGACGTCACCACGCCTCCCCTCAGCGTCGACTCCGGCGCTTTGGACTCCACCGACCAGGAGATCGTGCGCTGCATCTGCGAGGTGGAAGAGGAGAACGACTTCATGATTCAG TGCGAGGACTGTTTGTGCTGGCAGCACGGCACCTGCATGGGTCTGATGGAGGACAACGTCCCGGACAGATACACCTGCTACATCTGCAGAGATCCGCCAGGTGAGACCGGCGCGCAGTTACCTTCAGCCACAACTGGAAAGAAACGGATCTGCTTGCATCACACAT GTCAGAGGCAGAGTCTGCGCTACTGGTACGACCGCGAGTGGCTGACCAACGGCCACATGTACGGCCTCTCCTTCCTGGAGGAGAACTACTCCCACCAGAACGCCAAAAAGATCACCACCACCCACCAGCTGCTGGGGGACGTGCACCACGTGGTGGAGATCCTCAACGGACTGCAGCTCAAGATGAGCGTCTTACA GAGCAGCACTCACCCCGACCTCAGGCTATGGCAGCAGCCGTGGAAGCACTTCGACCGGCCGCGGCTCGGCTCGGACTCGTGCCGCGGCAGCAACACGGCCCCGTCCCCGCTCACCCCCGACGAGGACATGAGCAGGGGGGAGATCCTGATGTCCAACGCGCTGGAGAAGCTGAGCCGGGCCGCCACGGCTGCAGCCTCCGCCGCCTCGTCGTCCTCCAGCTCCCCCTCGCCCTTCCCGTCTTTCCAGGACTCGTACATCACCAGCGAACACTGCTACCAGAAGCCGCGGACGTATTACCCGGCCGTGGAGCAGCGGCTGGTGGTGGAGACCAGGCAGGGCTCAGAGCTGGAGGACAGCATGAGGAGCAcagaggagctgctggagcGGGAGCAGCGCTTCGGGAGCCTGCTGGACATGGACAGGCCCAAGTCAACGGGCAACAGCAACAAG gCTTTAATGGGTGTGTCATGGTTGCATGCTGAGAGCAGAGAGGATGATGGGAGAGACCTCGCAGATAACGGCCAGTACCAACAGTGGCAAATTAACTTGCTGGATCACATCGACGCTGTCCAGGACGAGGTCTCGCATAGGATGGACTTCATAGAACGAGAGTTGGACG TGCTAGAAAGCTGGCTCGACTACACCGGGGAGCTGGAGCCTCCGGAGCCTCTCGCACGCCTCCCTCAGCTCAAACACCGCATGAAGCGGCTGCTGACGCAGCTCGGCAAGGTGCAGCAGATCTCCCTGTACAGCTCCACATGA
- the phf20a gene encoding PHD finger protein 20 isoform X5: MSKTPPNRRGITFEVGAQLEARDSLKNWYAANIEKIDYEDEKVLIHYRQWSHRYDEWFEWTSPYLRPVERIQLRRQGLHDDNSPGFHVNDKVLASWSDCRFYPAKVISVNKDASYTVKFYDGVIQTVKGMHVKPYIKERGGAGGRSRSSDKNLVRRAPNRRDRRPQENGCPKNKRARRSTSDQDEDSNSDDEEQEEGAVNDKNPKLNGVTEAEHAATKQETATSEQSDPADAEKGTGLMNGVKVEKDDGETEGERRANGDVKKEEEELEQSLTKPYTEPPKPYAEMQSESSAPTEQDSVTMTTAESSGDAEQKPNVQSESVQPAADAPPPQLVKPVRKQGFHNPNRFSREPLYRVIKNQPPPVLSINLDHNPFKCGAPGCTKSFRKAKLLHYHMKYYHGEEPPAEGPQSPTRSVQTRASDKQPAAAPGLESSKRRRTISASMHSVGAAAAPRGDIKAAGRRTSAPPAVSTHSHQQRALLREKSKENQLDRNLCQLQDKDTDKMCFDIGKPKEKPKQKDFLRIKLKKKKKKKKAKSDEDSISDWSTDSCGWSDDDFDVDLDVTTPPLSVDSGALDSTDQEIVRCICEVEEENDFMIQCEDCLCWQHGTCMGLMEDNVPDRYTCYICRDPPGETGAQLPSATTGKKRICLHHTCQRQSLRYWYDREWLTNGHMYGLSFLEENYSHQNAKKITTTHQLLGDVHHVVEILNGLQLKMSVLQSSTHPDLRLWQQPWKHFDRPRLGSDSCRGSNTAPSPLTPDEDMSRGEILMSNALEKLSRAATAAASAASSSSSSPSPFPSFQDSYITSEHCYQKPRTYYPAVEQRLVVETRQGSELEDSMRSTEELLEREQRFGSLLDMDRPKSTGNSNKALMGVSWLHAESREDDGRDLADNGQYQQWQINLLDHIDAVQDEVSHRMDFIERELDVLESWLDYTGELEPPEPLARLPQLKHRMKRLLTQLGKVQQISLYSST, encoded by the exons ATGAGTAAGACGCCCCCTAACAGAAGAGGGATAACATTTGAGGTGGGAGCTCAGCTCGAGGCCAGAGACAGCCTCAAAAACTG gtatGCTGCCAACATAGAGAAGATTGACTACGAAGATGAGAAAGTACTGATTCATTACCGCCAGTGGAGCCACCGCTACGATGAATGGTTTGAGTGGACCAGTCCGTACCTGAGACCCGTGGAGAGAATTCAGCTGAGACGGCAGGGCCTGCACGACGACAACTCGCCT GGCTTTCATGTAAATGACAAGGTTCTGGCCAGCTGGTCTGACTGCCGTTTCTACCCAGCCAAGGTCATTTCAGTCAATAAAGATG CATCCTACACTGTGAAGTTCTACGACGGTGTCATCCAGACGGTGAAGGGGATGCATGTGAAGCCTTATATTAAAGAG AGAGGTGGAGCTGGGGGCAGATCTCGGTCCTCAGACAAGAACTTGGTGCGAAGGGCCCCGAACCGCAGAGACAGGAGGCCGCAGGAGAACGGCTGTCCCAAAAACAAGCGCGCCCGGCGCAGCACTTCGGACCAGGACGAGGACAGCAACAGCGACGatgaagagcaggaggagggcGCGGTGAACGACAAAAACCCCAAACTGAACGGCGTCACCGAGGCCGAGCACGCCGCTACCAAACAGGAGACTGCAACCTCGGAGCAGAGCGACCCTGCCGACGCCGAGAAGGGAACGGGACTCATGAACGGCGTGAAGGTGGAAAAAGACGACGGGGAGACAGAGGGAGAGCGCCGCGCGAACGGAGACGtgaagaaggaagaggaggagttggagcagAGCCTAACAAAGCCATACACGGAGCCACCCAAGCCATACGCGGAGATGCAGAGCGAGTCGTCGGCGCCGACGGAGCAGGACTCTGTCACTATGACGACCGCCGAATCCAGCGGCGATGCGGAGCAGAAGCCAAACGTCCAATCAGAGAGTGTGCAACCTGCAGCGGACGCACCGCCTCCTCAGCTTGTGAAAC cgGTACGGAAGCAGGGCTTCCACAATCCCAACAGATTCAGCCGAGAGCCAT tgtaCCGAGTCATCAAAAACCAGCCTCCTCCCGTTCTGTCCATCAACCTCGACCACAATCCCTTCAAGTGTGGCGCTCCAGGCTGCACAAAGTCATTCCGTAAAGCGAAGCTGCTGCATTATCACATGAAATATTACCACGGTGAAGAGCCGCCTGCGGAGGGACCGCAGAGCCCCACCAGGAGCGTCCAGACCAGGGCTTCTGACAAGcagcctgctgctgctcctggtcTGGAAAGCTCCAAGCGACGCCGCACCATTTCTGCCTCTATGC ACTCagttggagctgctgcagctccacgTGGTGACATCAAGGCTGCAGGCAGGCGCACATCGGCCCCTCCTGCAGTCAGCACCCACAGccaccagcagagggcgctgctgaGGGAGAAGAGTAAGGAGAACCAGCTGGACAGGAACCTCTGCCAGCTGCAGGACAAGGACACTGACAAGATGTGCTTTGACATTG GGAAACCCAAAGAGAAACCCAAACAGAAGGACTTCCTCCGCATTAagctaaagaagaagaagaagaaaaagaaggccAAGTCTG ACGAGGACAGCATCAGCGACTGGTCCACTGACAGCTGCGGCTGGAGCGATGACGACTTCGACGTGGACCTGGACGTCACCACGCCTCCCCTCAGCGTCGACTCCGGCGCTTTGGACTCCACCGACCAGGAGATCGTGCGCTGCATCTGCGAGGTGGAAGAGGAGAACGACTTCATGATTCAG TGCGAGGACTGTTTGTGCTGGCAGCACGGCACCTGCATGGGTCTGATGGAGGACAACGTCCCGGACAGATACACCTGCTACATCTGCAGAGATCCGCCAGGTGAGACCGGCGCGCAGTTACCTTCAGCCACAACTGGAAAGAAACGGATCTGCTTGCATCACACAT GTCAGAGGCAGAGTCTGCGCTACTGGTACGACCGCGAGTGGCTGACCAACGGCCACATGTACGGCCTCTCCTTCCTGGAGGAGAACTACTCCCACCAGAACGCCAAAAAGATCACCACCACCCACCAGCTGCTGGGGGACGTGCACCACGTGGTGGAGATCCTCAACGGACTGCAGCTCAAGATGAGCGTCTTACA GAGCAGCACTCACCCCGACCTCAGGCTATGGCAGCAGCCGTGGAAGCACTTCGACCGGCCGCGGCTCGGCTCGGACTCGTGCCGCGGCAGCAACACGGCCCCGTCCCCGCTCACCCCCGACGAGGACATGAGCAGGGGGGAGATCCTGATGTCCAACGCGCTGGAGAAGCTGAGCCGGGCCGCCACGGCTGCAGCCTCCGCCGCCTCGTCGTCCTCCAGCTCCCCCTCGCCCTTCCCGTCTTTCCAGGACTCGTACATCACCAGCGAACACTGCTACCAGAAGCCGCGGACGTATTACCCGGCCGTGGAGCAGCGGCTGGTGGTGGAGACCAGGCAGGGCTCAGAGCTGGAGGACAGCATGAGGAGCAcagaggagctgctggagcGGGAGCAGCGCTTCGGGAGCCTGCTGGACATGGACAGGCCCAAGTCAACGGGCAACAGCAACAAG gCTTTAATGGGTGTGTCATGGTTGCATGCTGAGAGCAGAGAGGATGATGGGAGAGACCTCGCAGATAACGGCCAGTACCAACAGTGGCAAATTAACTTGCTGGATCACATCGACGCTGTCCAGGACGAGGTCTCGCATAGGATGGACTTCATAGAACGAGAGTTGGACG TGCTAGAAAGCTGGCTCGACTACACCGGGGAGCTGGAGCCTCCGGAGCCTCTCGCACGCCTCCCTCAGCTCAAACACCGCATGAAGCGGCTGCTGACGCAGCTCGGCAAGGTGCAGCAGATCTCCCTGTACAGCTCCACATGA
- the phf20a gene encoding PHD finger protein 20 isoform X3 translates to MSKTPPNRRGITFEVGAQLEARDSLKNWYAANIEKIDYEDEKVLIHYRQWSHRYDEWFEWTSPYLRPVERIQLRRQGLHDDNSPGFHVNDKVLASWSDCRFYPAKVISVNKDASYTVKFYDGVIQTVKGMHVKPYIKERGGAGGRSRSSDKNLVRRAPNRRDRRPQENGCPKNKRARRSTSDQDEDSNSDDEEQEEGAVNDKNPKLNGVTEAEHAATKQETATSEQSDPADAEKGTGLMNGVKVEKDDGETEGERRANGDVKKEEEELEQSLTKPYTEPPKPYAEMQSESSAPTEQDSVTMTTAESSGDAEQKPNVQSESVQPAADAPPPQLVKPVRKQGFHNPNRFSREPLYRVIKNQPPPVLSINLDHNPFKCGAPGCTKSFRKAKLLHYHMKYYHGEEPPAEGPQSPTRSVQTRASDKQPAAAPGLESSKRRRTISASMHSVGAAAAPRGDIKAAGRRTSAPPAVSTHSHQQRALLREKSKENQLDRNLCQLQDKDTDKMCFDIGKPKEKPKQKDFLRIKLKKKKKKKKAKSENTGSEENIDISVLGLHSKLNLPLKFPLSHNHEAYPSRPGHSYTEQILVDDEDSISDWSTDSCGWSDDDFDVDLDVTTPPLSVDSGALDSTDQEIVRCICEVEEENDFMIQCEDCLCWQHGTCMGLMEDNVPDRYTCYICRDPPGETGAQLPSATTGKKRICLHHTCQRQSLRYWYDREWLTNGHMYGLSFLEENYSHQNAKKITTTHQLLGDVHHVVEILNGLQLKMSVLHTHPDLRLWQQPWKHFDRPRLGSDSCRGSNTAPSPLTPDEDMSRGEILMSNALEKLSRAATAAASAASSSSSSPSPFPSFQDSYITSEHCYQKPRTYYPAVEQRLVVETRQGSELEDSMRSTEELLEREQRFGSLLDMDRPKSTGNSNKALMGVSWLHAESREDDGRDLADNGQYQQWQINLLDHIDAVQDEVSHRMDFIERELDVLESWLDYTGELEPPEPLARLPQLKHRMKRLLTQLGKVQQISLYSST, encoded by the exons ATGAGTAAGACGCCCCCTAACAGAAGAGGGATAACATTTGAGGTGGGAGCTCAGCTCGAGGCCAGAGACAGCCTCAAAAACTG gtatGCTGCCAACATAGAGAAGATTGACTACGAAGATGAGAAAGTACTGATTCATTACCGCCAGTGGAGCCACCGCTACGATGAATGGTTTGAGTGGACCAGTCCGTACCTGAGACCCGTGGAGAGAATTCAGCTGAGACGGCAGGGCCTGCACGACGACAACTCGCCT GGCTTTCATGTAAATGACAAGGTTCTGGCCAGCTGGTCTGACTGCCGTTTCTACCCAGCCAAGGTCATTTCAGTCAATAAAGATG CATCCTACACTGTGAAGTTCTACGACGGTGTCATCCAGACGGTGAAGGGGATGCATGTGAAGCCTTATATTAAAGAG AGAGGTGGAGCTGGGGGCAGATCTCGGTCCTCAGACAAGAACTTGGTGCGAAGGGCCCCGAACCGCAGAGACAGGAGGCCGCAGGAGAACGGCTGTCCCAAAAACAAGCGCGCCCGGCGCAGCACTTCGGACCAGGACGAGGACAGCAACAGCGACGatgaagagcaggaggagggcGCGGTGAACGACAAAAACCCCAAACTGAACGGCGTCACCGAGGCCGAGCACGCCGCTACCAAACAGGAGACTGCAACCTCGGAGCAGAGCGACCCTGCCGACGCCGAGAAGGGAACGGGACTCATGAACGGCGTGAAGGTGGAAAAAGACGACGGGGAGACAGAGGGAGAGCGCCGCGCGAACGGAGACGtgaagaaggaagaggaggagttggagcagAGCCTAACAAAGCCATACACGGAGCCACCCAAGCCATACGCGGAGATGCAGAGCGAGTCGTCGGCGCCGACGGAGCAGGACTCTGTCACTATGACGACCGCCGAATCCAGCGGCGATGCGGAGCAGAAGCCAAACGTCCAATCAGAGAGTGTGCAACCTGCAGCGGACGCACCGCCTCCTCAGCTTGTGAAAC cgGTACGGAAGCAGGGCTTCCACAATCCCAACAGATTCAGCCGAGAGCCAT tgtaCCGAGTCATCAAAAACCAGCCTCCTCCCGTTCTGTCCATCAACCTCGACCACAATCCCTTCAAGTGTGGCGCTCCAGGCTGCACAAAGTCATTCCGTAAAGCGAAGCTGCTGCATTATCACATGAAATATTACCACGGTGAAGAGCCGCCTGCGGAGGGACCGCAGAGCCCCACCAGGAGCGTCCAGACCAGGGCTTCTGACAAGcagcctgctgctgctcctggtcTGGAAAGCTCCAAGCGACGCCGCACCATTTCTGCCTCTATGC ACTCagttggagctgctgcagctccacgTGGTGACATCAAGGCTGCAGGCAGGCGCACATCGGCCCCTCCTGCAGTCAGCACCCACAGccaccagcagagggcgctgctgaGGGAGAAGAGTAAGGAGAACCAGCTGGACAGGAACCTCTGCCAGCTGCAGGACAAGGACACTGACAAGATGTGCTTTGACATTG GGAAACCCAAAGAGAAACCCAAACAGAAGGACTTCCTCCGCATTAagctaaagaagaagaagaagaaaaagaaggccAAGTCTG AAAACACTGGTAGTGAGGAGAATATTGACATCTCAGTATTGGGTCTTCACTCCAAATTGAATTTGCCACTCAAATTCCCCCTCTCACACAATCACGAGGCCTACCCCAGCAGGCCCGGACACAGCTACACAGAGCAGATACTTGTTGATG ACGAGGACAGCATCAGCGACTGGTCCACTGACAGCTGCGGCTGGAGCGATGACGACTTCGACGTGGACCTGGACGTCACCACGCCTCCCCTCAGCGTCGACTCCGGCGCTTTGGACTCCACCGACCAGGAGATCGTGCGCTGCATCTGCGAGGTGGAAGAGGAGAACGACTTCATGATTCAG TGCGAGGACTGTTTGTGCTGGCAGCACGGCACCTGCATGGGTCTGATGGAGGACAACGTCCCGGACAGATACACCTGCTACATCTGCAGAGATCCGCCAGGTGAGACCGGCGCGCAGTTACCTTCAGCCACAACTGGAAAGAAACGGATCTGCTTGCATCACACAT GTCAGAGGCAGAGTCTGCGCTACTGGTACGACCGCGAGTGGCTGACCAACGGCCACATGTACGGCCTCTCCTTCCTGGAGGAGAACTACTCCCACCAGAACGCCAAAAAGATCACCACCACCCACCAGCTGCTGGGGGACGTGCACCACGTGGTGGAGATCCTCAACGGACTGCAGCTCAAGATGAGCGTCTTACA CACTCACCCCGACCTCAGGCTATGGCAGCAGCCGTGGAAGCACTTCGACCGGCCGCGGCTCGGCTCGGACTCGTGCCGCGGCAGCAACACGGCCCCGTCCCCGCTCACCCCCGACGAGGACATGAGCAGGGGGGAGATCCTGATGTCCAACGCGCTGGAGAAGCTGAGCCGGGCCGCCACGGCTGCAGCCTCCGCCGCCTCGTCGTCCTCCAGCTCCCCCTCGCCCTTCCCGTCTTTCCAGGACTCGTACATCACCAGCGAACACTGCTACCAGAAGCCGCGGACGTATTACCCGGCCGTGGAGCAGCGGCTGGTGGTGGAGACCAGGCAGGGCTCAGAGCTGGAGGACAGCATGAGGAGCAcagaggagctgctggagcGGGAGCAGCGCTTCGGGAGCCTGCTGGACATGGACAGGCCCAAGTCAACGGGCAACAGCAACAAG gCTTTAATGGGTGTGTCATGGTTGCATGCTGAGAGCAGAGAGGATGATGGGAGAGACCTCGCAGATAACGGCCAGTACCAACAGTGGCAAATTAACTTGCTGGATCACATCGACGCTGTCCAGGACGAGGTCTCGCATAGGATGGACTTCATAGAACGAGAGTTGGACG TGCTAGAAAGCTGGCTCGACTACACCGGGGAGCTGGAGCCTCCGGAGCCTCTCGCACGCCTCCCTCAGCTCAAACACCGCATGAAGCGGCTGCTGACGCAGCTCGGCAAGGTGCAGCAGATCTCCCTGTACAGCTCCACATGA